The following proteins are co-located in the Streptomyces sp. NBC_00435 genome:
- a CDS encoding MFS transporter, whose translation MPSSFRGLPPVVWTLFAGTVVNRLGYLVTPFLVFLLADRGITGSDISFVLGALGAGNLLGPAIGGLLADRIGRRPTMLIGLVGSAFAQGALFLAPGIWTMAASALLLSAAGATVGPAAYALLADSVDTGWRQRAYALFGWGVNIGTAAAGVLGGFLAAHGYWLLFAVDAGTALVYAAVVATRLREPARTAQEKSAGLGYGVVLRDRLLLALLPVLGIQLFVYSLTEVALPMAVRDSGLSPVVYGALAAVNAVLVVALQPFVTARLAALPQLPVYAAGGALITVGVALTGLADSVAGYVVSVTVWSLGELSVAGIAASVVANLAPATARGRYQGAFSWTWGVSRFAALTAGVTLYTGLGPAALWWTALVAGLLAAAAMLGLRSRIAARAEHALAA comes from the coding sequence ATGCCTTCCTCCTTCCGCGGTCTCCCGCCCGTCGTCTGGACCCTGTTCGCCGGCACGGTCGTCAACCGGCTCGGCTACCTCGTCACCCCGTTCCTGGTCTTCCTGCTGGCCGACCGCGGCATCACCGGCTCCGACATCTCCTTCGTCCTCGGCGCCCTGGGCGCCGGCAACCTGCTCGGCCCGGCCATCGGCGGACTGCTGGCCGACCGGATCGGCCGCCGCCCCACGATGCTGATCGGGCTCGTCGGCTCCGCCTTCGCGCAGGGCGCGCTGTTCCTGGCGCCGGGCATCTGGACGATGGCCGCGTCGGCCCTGCTGCTCAGCGCCGCCGGGGCCACCGTCGGGCCCGCCGCGTACGCGCTGCTGGCCGACTCCGTGGACACCGGATGGCGCCAGCGGGCGTACGCGCTGTTCGGCTGGGGGGTCAACATCGGCACGGCCGCTGCCGGCGTCCTCGGCGGTTTCCTGGCCGCGCACGGGTACTGGCTGCTCTTCGCCGTCGACGCCGGCACGGCGCTCGTCTACGCGGCCGTGGTCGCGACCCGGCTGCGCGAGCCGGCCCGCACCGCTCAGGAGAAGTCCGCGGGCCTGGGCTACGGGGTCGTCCTGCGCGACCGGCTGCTGCTCGCCCTGCTCCCGGTCCTCGGCATCCAACTGTTCGTGTACTCACTGACCGAGGTGGCGCTGCCGATGGCCGTCCGCGACAGCGGACTCTCCCCGGTGGTGTACGGGGCCCTGGCGGCGGTCAACGCCGTTCTGGTGGTGGCGCTCCAGCCCTTCGTGACGGCCCGCCTGGCCGCGCTGCCGCAGCTGCCGGTGTACGCCGCCGGCGGTGCGCTGATCACCGTCGGAGTGGCGCTGACCGGACTCGCGGACTCGGTGGCCGGGTACGTGGTCTCGGTGACCGTCTGGTCGCTCGGCGAGCTCTCCGTCGCCGGAATCGCCGCCTCGGTGGTGGCGAACCTGGCCCCGGCCACCGCCCGCGGCCGCTACCAGGGCGCCTTCAGCTGGACCTGGGGCGTCAGCCGCTTCGCCGCCCTCACCGCGGGCGTCACCCTCTACACCGGCCTC